A region from the Aegilops tauschii subsp. strangulata cultivar AL8/78 chromosome 5, Aet v6.0, whole genome shotgun sequence genome encodes:
- the LOC141023271 gene encoding uncharacterized protein isoform X2, whose amino-acid sequence MLNIYRRDELSIRHNIKSGFIVDQVLRNTTAQKMGIRRGDVIDVMSLELGTTLSEFEDNLLEISWQFLEKELDPILDLQIQVHNLYDGESVCTVLPMRFRNATVNQHDSLEFEVTKK is encoded by the exons ATGCTCAATATTTATCGCCGAGATGAGCTATCTATCCGCCACAATATCAAGAGTGGTTTCATTGTAGATCAG GTGCTTCGTAACACTACCGCTCAAAAGATGGGCATTAGAAGAGGAGATGTCATAGATGTGATGTCATTGGAGCTTGGTACAACTTTATCTGAG TTTGAAGACAATCTTCTTGAAATTAGTTGGCAGTTTCTGGAAAAGGAACTTGATCCGATTCTTGACCTGCAG ATTCAAGTCCACAATCTCTATGACGGAGAAAGCGTGTGTACTGTGTTGCCTATGAGGTTCAGGAATGCTACAGTGAATCAACATGATTCA CTTGAGTTCGAAGTTACCAAGAAGTGA
- the LOC141023271 gene encoding uncharacterized protein isoform X1 gives MLNIYRRDELSIRHNIKSGFIVDQVLRNTTAQKMGIRRGDVIDVMSLELGTTLSELIRSIWEQFEDNLLEISWQFLEKELDPILDLQIQVHNLYDGESVCTVLPMRFRNATVNQHDSLEFEVTKK, from the exons ATGCTCAATATTTATCGCCGAGATGAGCTATCTATCCGCCACAATATCAAGAGTGGTTTCATTGTAGATCAG GTGCTTCGTAACACTACCGCTCAAAAGATGGGCATTAGAAGAGGAGATGTCATAGATGTGATGTCATTGGAGCTTGGTACAACTTTATCTGAG CTAATACGGTCAATTTGGGAGCAGTTTGAAGACAATCTTCTTGAAATTAGTTGGCAGTTTCTGGAAAAGGAACTTGATCCGATTCTTGACCTGCAG ATTCAAGTCCACAATCTCTATGACGGAGAAAGCGTGTGTACTGTGTTGCCTATGAGGTTCAGGAATGCTACAGTGAATCAACATGATTCA CTTGAGTTCGAAGTTACCAAGAAGTGA